One genomic segment of Thunnus albacares chromosome 18, fThuAlb1.1, whole genome shotgun sequence includes these proteins:
- the camsap1a gene encoding calmodulin-regulated spectrin-associated protein 1a isoform X3, with the protein MDVEASAGRDSTRRRAAAAAAAADDAGGGGGGGGGGMETQVVPLELYDSARAKIDANLRWLFAKAYGIDHIPADLRDPFYTDQYEQEHIKPPIIHLLLSGELYCRVCGLILHAEQAASLHSHQSVIQALSRKGIYVLETDNTPVSNLDLSSAPIKMSSHIHLIDALMMAYTVEMISIEKVVSSVKRFSNFSASKELPFDLEDAMVFWINKVNMKMREISEKEMKMKQHLLESPSHQKPDILHALAHCLLEPVEFSRVVRYRRDHLSGRTLQHFPLLDDLLKDISDGSALLSLIHFYCPELIRLEDICLKEVPSIADSMYNLQLLKEFSNEYLNKCFYMKPEDMLYSPPVLRNNVMVFIAELFWWCEIVKPDFVQPRDLQEIRDVRLLLQPKSSRSHIPISNVTKRSFLTSSNSADVLTTPPSPDISTKPRSSSPSHSLLPLRQRQQKGIEDDTSELRNRSNSLTRPDGQHQGSVLAWPERRQRPLSQPYALHFPLEDDADSISIARSISKDSLASNIMSITPKHMLGSGTLPQHRLTGQSLLSHIRIEDEEEEIEEEELVAVIHPSVFPRHRLGSDMEQDELEIQSSTSTPRVSNSRCSPCLDTSPFAPDHQADSYYLEPLMPAVPKPAKEKSISLNKEEESGESRSRAALAYRKTTASVPSTSQRKALASESNRGAFTPVPVVESVTSSLRPPTEGSTGTSQTGKKQPQGFFLHLSGEPDHHSPFSSGMDVGLDSDSDIADLEEDDEDDDQMELAKEVVKRGKGKFLEEGEVCEFVEGEGESAKLREDSKVSERDDKEDGSGRSSPCLSTASWASSCSASGSASVKMTSFAERKLLKLALRDGFSSTSSSQKTTPDGSEINPCPPWQLRSEGSSGWLGKEPASVLGKNMMVSPSVVPSELLQLHMQLEEQRRAIEYQKKKMETLSARQRLKLGKAAFLNIVKKGGGKSDTLPLPLKHSPSSELEDADRSKLKTQSCKDDSCLEALKVQAKAGQTEGRQINRDNRLNTLSQDNVAEPDMNECSRSIDLLNEAISSIQQQMMQLSLQQDRLMKQSVASPPEPVQSDPSTTLNTIQTSPSTSESKSYAVHFVDISGSNSAPARRPPKLSSSQRNKASERKQINENSKTASIKSDSQCTPSPRENTGGGQETGLTVESSRLERNSVRNTTFRVHEDPNQRSTGEGTTRFSDKPQSQDPPVISNTPKPLSQAAEPEENYVGNSGTEAMGGDETTRVKGQLIEVDLSELKDPVEDGSTDVTDCAADSEQRNVLGFFFKDDGKAEDEMAKRRAAFLLKQQRKAEEARVRKQQQEVESELKRDEARRKAEEDRVRKEEEKARRELIKQEYLQRKQQALMEEQGLVKPRPRTKSRRSRPKSLHREESNSLSKGSTTPDLSCSHRGSTLSLATEADSVISGGAESQRAGSVCSVESFPLLSRASSRNMERDWESGSIASSITSAEYNGPKLFKEPSSKSNKPIIINAIAHCCLAGKVNEGQKNFILEELEKCESNHLIILFRDGGCQFRAIYSYSPDTEEIVKFTGTGPRSISRKMIDKLYKYSSDRKQFTVIPAKTVSVSVDALTIHNHLWQVKRPGSSRRK; encoded by the exons ATGGATGTGGAGGCGAGTGCTGGCAGGGACAGCACCAGGAGGAGAGCAGCGGCAGCGGCAGCGGCGGCAGATGAtgccggaggaggaggaggaggaggaggaggaggcatgGAGACTCAGGTTGTACCGCTGGAGCTGTACGACTCTGCAAGAGCCAAAATAGACGCAAATCTCCGCTGGCTGTTTGCCAAAGCTTATGGCATAG ATCACATCCCTGCAGACCTGCGGGACCCGTTCTACACTGACCAGTATGAGCAGGAGCACATCAAGCCCCCCATCATCCACCTGCTGCTATCTGGAGAGCTCTACTGCCGGGTGTGTGGGCTCATCCTGCATGCTGAGCAGGCAGCCTCGCTCCACAGCCACCAGTCTGTCATCCAGGCCCTGTCCAGGAAAGGCATCTATGTCCTGGAGACCGACAACACACCAGTCTCCAATCTGGATCTCAGCTCGGCTCCCATAAAGATG AGCTCTCACATCCATCTCATTGATGCCCTGATGATGGCCTACACAGTGGAGATGATCAGCATCGAGAAGGTTGTGTCCAGTGTCAAGCGTTTTTCGAACTTCAGTGCCTCCAAGGAGCTGCCTTTTGACCTGGAAGATGCGATGGTTTTTTGGATCAACAAG GTGAACATGAAGATGAGGGAGATCtcagaaaaagagatgaaaatgaaGCAACATCTGCTGGAGTCACCCAGTCACCAGAAG CCTGATATATTGCATGCTCTGGCCCATTGCTTATTGGAGCCTGTGGAGTTCTCTCGTGTG GTGCGTTATCGCAGAGATCACCTGTCAGGTCGGACACTTCAACACTTCCCCCTGTTGGACGACCTGTTGAAGGATATTTCAGACGGCTCGGCACTGCTTTCTTTGATCCACTTCTATTGCCCAGAACTCATCAGACTGGAAG ATATCTGTCTGAAGGAGGTCCCCTCCATAGCAGACAGCATGTACAACCTCCAGCTACTGAAGGAGTTCTCTAATGAATACCTGAACAAGTGCTTCTATATGAAGCCTGAGGACATGTTGTATTCCCCACCAGTGCTGAGG AATAATGTGATGGTGTTCATTGCTGAGCTCTTCTGGTGGTGTGAGATTGTGAAGCCAGATTTTGTACAGCCCAGGGACCTTCAGGAAATCAGAGATG TGAGATTGCTGCTGCAGCCTAAGAGCTCTCGAAGTCATATACCCATCTCCAACGTCACTAAACGTAGTTTCCTGACATCATCAAATTCTGCTGACGTCTTGACCACGCCCCCAAGCCCTGACATCAG CACTAAACCACGCTCATCAAGCCCATCTCACTCTCTACTGCCACTGAGACAGAGACAACAGAAGGGGATTGAGGATGACACTTCAG AGCTGAGAAATCGGTCCAACTCTCTGACTCGTCCGGATGGGCAGCATCAGGGATCAGTACTAGCCTGGCcagagaggaggcagag GCCTTTATCACAGCCCTATGCCCTGCATTTCCCTCTGGAGGATGACGCAGACAGTATCAGCATCGCTCGCTCCATCAGCAAAGACAGCTTGGCTTCTAACATTATGAGTATTACCCCTAAACACATGCTGGGGTCAGGAACACTGCCTCAACACAGACTCACTGGTCAAAGCCTGCTTAGTCATATTCGCatagaggatgaggaggaggaaatagaggaggaggagctggttGCTGTTATCCACCCTTCAGTGTTTCCCCGACATCGACTTGGGAGCGACATGGAGCAGGATGAGCTGGAAATCCAGAGTTCAACCTCCACCCCAAGGGTTTCTAATAGTCGTTGCTCTCCTTGCCTTGATACGAGTCCCTTTGCTCCAGACCACCAGGCAGACAGCTACTATCTGGAGCCTTTGATGCCTGCCGTCCCTAAGCCAGCAAAAGAGAAGAGCATCAGCCTgaacaaggaggaggagagtggtGAGAGTCGCTCTAGAGCAGCGCTAGCTTACAGGAAAACAACCGCCAGTGTCCCAAGCACCTCACAGAGAAAAGCCCTAGCGTCTGAGTCAAACAGAGGCGCTTTTACACCCGTACCTGTGGTAGAATCAGTCACAAGCTCTCTCAGGCCACCCACGGAAGGGTCGACGGGCACCTCTCAGACTGGGAAGAAACAGCCCCAAGGctttttccttcatttgtcAGGAGAGCCAGACCACCACAGTCCTTTCTCCTCTGGGATGGACGTAGGGCTCGACTCTGACTCAGACATTGCAGACCTtgaggaagatgatgaggatgatgatcaGATGGAGCTGGCTAAAGAGGTGGTGAAGAGAGGAAAGGGAAAGTTCTTAGAAGAGGGTGAGGTGTGTGAATTTGTAGAGGGAGAGGGTGAGTCAGCCAAGCTTAGAGAAGACTCAAAGGTGAGTGAGCGGGATGATAAGGAAGACGGCAGCGGGCGGTCTAGCCCTTGCCTCAGTACAGCATCCTGGGCGAGCAGCTGCAGCGCTTCAGGTAGCGCCAGTGTCAAAATGACCAGCTTTGCAGAGAGAAAGCTCCTTAAACTTGCCCTCCGCGATGGATTCTCAAGTACCAGCAGCTCCCAGAAGACCACACCAGATGGCTCGGAGATCAACCCCTGCCCTCCCTGGCAGCTGAGGAGTGAGGGCAGCTCCGGCTGGCTAGGGAAGGAGCCTGCTTCAGTGTTGGGGAAGAATATGATGGTGAGTCCATCAGTAGTGCCTTCAGAGCTGCTGCAACTGCACATGCAGCTAGAAGAGCAAAGACGTGCTATAGAGtatcagaagaagaagatggagacCCTATCTGCACGGCAGCGACTAAAGCTGGGGAAAGCTGCGTTCTTAAACATTGTGAAGAAGGGTGGAGGGAAGAGTGACACACTTCCCCTGCCCCTGAAACACTCCCCCTCCTCAGAACTAGAAGATGCTGACAGGAGTAAATTGAAAACCCAGTCCTGCAAGGATGACTCCTGTCTTGAGGCTCTGAAGGTCCAGGCTAAGGCAGGTCAAACAGAAGGaagacagataaacagagaCAACAGGTTGAACACCTTGTCCCAGGATAATGTGGCTGAACCTGACATGAATGAATGTTCCCGCTCCATAGATCTCCTCAATGAAGCTATTAGTTCAattcagcagcagatgatgCAACTCTCCTTACAGCAAGACCGGCTGATGAAGCAGAGCGTGGCCTCTCCGCCAGAACCCGTACAATCAGACCCTAGCACAACTCTCAACACAATACAAACATCACCCTCTACCTCAGAATCCAAATCGTATGCAGTTCACTTTGTCGATATCAGTGGCAGCAATTCTGCTCCCGCTCGCCGTCCTCCCAAGCTTAGCTCCAGCCAACGCAACAAAGCCTCAGAGCGAAAGCAGATAAACGAGAACAGCAAGACGGCTTCGATCAAGTCCGACAGTCAATGCACGCCTTCTCCTAGAGAAAATACCGGTGGAGGGCAGGAGACAGGGTTAACTGTTGAGAGCTCCAGGTTAGAGAGAAACAGTGTGAGAAATACCACCTTCAGAGTCCATGAGGACCCCAACCAACGCAGCACCGGAGAGGGAACTACACGGTTCTCAGACAAACCCCAATCACAGGACCCGCCAGTCATCTCCAATACGCCCAAACCTCTGTCACAGGCTGCAGAGCCAGAAGAGAACTACGTTGGCAACTCAGGGACAGAGGCCATGGGTGGAGATGAGACTACCAGGGTCAAGGGTCAACTGATTGAGGTCGATTTGTCAGAGCTTAAGGATCCAGTGGAGGATGGCAGCACAGATGTTACAGACTGCGCAGCAGATAGCGAGCAGAGGAATGTACTAGGCTTCTTCTTTAAG GATGACGGGAAGGCAGAAGATGAAATGGCAAAGCGTCGTGCTGCCTTCCTCCTCAAACAGCAGCGCAAAGCTGAAGAGGCGAGAGTTCGCAAACAGCAGCAAGAAGTAGAGAGCGAGCTTAAACGTGATGAGGCCAG GCGTAAGGCAGAAGAGGATCGTGTTCgtaaagaagaggagaaagcgCGGCGAGAGCTAATAAAGCAGGAATACTTGCAGAGGAAGCAGCAAGCGCTGATGGAGGAGCAGGGTCTGGTCAAGCCTCGCCCACGGACTAAATCCCGCAGGAGCAGGCCCAAGTCACTGCACCGCGAAGAGTCCAACAGCCTCTCCAAAGGATCCACCACAC CTGATCTGAGCTGCAGTCATCGAGGATCCACATTGTCGTTGGCTACTGAGGCAGATAGTGTCATCTCTGGCGGGGCAGAGTCACAGAG GGCTGGATCCGTGTGCTCTGTGGAGTCATTCCCTTTGCTGAGCAGAGCATCAAGCAGGAACATGGAGAGGGACTGGGAGAGCGGCTCCATAGCCTCTTCCATCACTTCAGCAGAGTACAATG gtCCGAAACTTTTCAAGGAGCCAAGCTCCAAGTCCAACAAGCCAATCATCATCAATGCCATCGCACACTGCTGCCTGGCTGGAAAGGTCAATGAGGGCCAGAAGAATTTTATTCTGGAG GAGTTGGAAAAGTGCGAGTCCAATCACCTGATCATCCTTTTCCGTGACGGCGGGTGCCAGTTCCGCGCCATTTACAGTTACTCGCCGGACACTGAGGAGATCGTCAAATTCACGGGCACAGGGCCGCGCTCTATCAGCCGGAAGATGATCGACAAGCTCTACAAATACAGCTCGGACCGCAAACAGTTCACCGTCATCCCTGCCAAGACCGTGTCAGTCAGCGTGGACGCCCTGACCATCCACAATCACCTCTGGCAGGTCAAGAGACCAGGGAGCTCACGGAGGAAgtga
- the camsap1a gene encoding calmodulin-regulated spectrin-associated protein 1a isoform X1, whose translation MDVEASAGRDSTRRRAAAAAAAADDAGGGGGGGGGGMETQVVPLELYDSARAKIDANLRWLFAKAYGIDHIPADLRDPFYTDQYEQEHIKPPIIHLLLSGELYCRVCGLILHAEQAASLHSHQSVIQALSRKGIYVLETDNTPVSNLDLSSAPIKMSSHIHLIDALMMAYTVEMISIEKVVSSVKRFSNFSASKELPFDLEDAMVFWINKVNMKMREISEKEMKMKQHLLESPSHQKPDILHALAHCLLEPVEFSRVVRYRRDHLSGRTLQHFPLLDDLLKDISDGSALLSLIHFYCPELIRLEDICLKEVPSIADSMYNLQLLKEFSNEYLNKCFYMKPEDMLYSPPVLRNNVMVFIAELFWWCEIVKPDFVQPRDLQEIRDVRLLLQPKSSRSHIPISNVTKRSFLTSSNSADVLTTPPSPDISTKPRSSSPSHSLLPLRQRQQKGIEDDTSELRNRSNSLTRPDGQHQGSVLAWPERRQRPLSQPYALHFPLEDDADSISIARSISKDSLASNIMSITPKHMLGSGTLPQHRLTGQSLLSHIRIEDEEEEIEEEELVAVIHPSVFPRHRLGSDMEQDELEIQSSTSTPRVSNSRCSPCLDTSPFAPDHQADSYYLEPLMPAVPKPAKEKSISLNKEEESGESRSRAALAYRKTTASVPSTSQRKALASESNRGAFTPVPVVESVTSSLRPPTEGSTGTSQTGKKQPQGFFLHLSGEPDHHSPFSSGMDVGLDSDSDIADLEEDDEDDDQMELAKEVVKRGKGKFLEEGEVCEFVEGEGESAKLREDSKVSERDDKEDGSGRSSPCLSTASWASSCSASGSASVKMTSFAERKLLKLALRDGFSSTSSSQKTTPDGSEINPCPPWQLRSEGSSGWLGKEPASVLGKNMMVSPSVVPSELLQLHMQLEEQRRAIEYQKKKMETLSARQRLKLGKAAFLNIVKKGGGKSDTLPLPLKHSPSSELEDADRSKLKTQSCKDDSCLEALKVQAKAGQTEGRQINRDNRLNTLSQDNVAEPDMNECSRSIDLLNEAISSIQQQMMQLSLQQDRLMKQSVASPPEPVQSDPSTTLNTIQTSPSTSESKSYAVHFVDISGSNSAPARRPPKLSSSQRNKASERKQINENSKTASIKSDSQCTPSPRENTGGGQETGLTVESSRLERNSVRNTTFRVHEDPNQRSTGEGTTRFSDKPQSQDPPVISNTPKPLSQAAEPEENYVGNSGTEAMGGDETTRVKGQLIEVDLSELKDPVEDGSTDVTDCAADSEQRNVLGFFFKDDGKAEDEMAKRRAAFLLKQQRKAEEARVRKQQQEVESELKRDEARRKAEEDRVRKEEEKARRELIKQEYLQRKQQALMEEQGLVKPRPRTKSRRSRPKSLHREESNSLSKGSTTRHSLKVSILIKAQGSAAGCRGADLSCSHRGSTLSLATEADSVISGGAESQRAGSVCSVESFPLLSRASSRNMERDWESGSIASSITSAEYNGPKLFKEPSSKSNKPIIINAIAHCCLAGKVNEGQKNFILEELEKCESNHLIILFRDGGCQFRAIYSYSPDTEEIVKFTGTGPRSISRKMIDKLYKYSSDRKQFTVIPAKTVSVSVDALTIHNHLWQVKRPGSSRRK comes from the exons ATGGATGTGGAGGCGAGTGCTGGCAGGGACAGCACCAGGAGGAGAGCAGCGGCAGCGGCAGCGGCGGCAGATGAtgccggaggaggaggaggaggaggaggaggaggcatgGAGACTCAGGTTGTACCGCTGGAGCTGTACGACTCTGCAAGAGCCAAAATAGACGCAAATCTCCGCTGGCTGTTTGCCAAAGCTTATGGCATAG ATCACATCCCTGCAGACCTGCGGGACCCGTTCTACACTGACCAGTATGAGCAGGAGCACATCAAGCCCCCCATCATCCACCTGCTGCTATCTGGAGAGCTCTACTGCCGGGTGTGTGGGCTCATCCTGCATGCTGAGCAGGCAGCCTCGCTCCACAGCCACCAGTCTGTCATCCAGGCCCTGTCCAGGAAAGGCATCTATGTCCTGGAGACCGACAACACACCAGTCTCCAATCTGGATCTCAGCTCGGCTCCCATAAAGATG AGCTCTCACATCCATCTCATTGATGCCCTGATGATGGCCTACACAGTGGAGATGATCAGCATCGAGAAGGTTGTGTCCAGTGTCAAGCGTTTTTCGAACTTCAGTGCCTCCAAGGAGCTGCCTTTTGACCTGGAAGATGCGATGGTTTTTTGGATCAACAAG GTGAACATGAAGATGAGGGAGATCtcagaaaaagagatgaaaatgaaGCAACATCTGCTGGAGTCACCCAGTCACCAGAAG CCTGATATATTGCATGCTCTGGCCCATTGCTTATTGGAGCCTGTGGAGTTCTCTCGTGTG GTGCGTTATCGCAGAGATCACCTGTCAGGTCGGACACTTCAACACTTCCCCCTGTTGGACGACCTGTTGAAGGATATTTCAGACGGCTCGGCACTGCTTTCTTTGATCCACTTCTATTGCCCAGAACTCATCAGACTGGAAG ATATCTGTCTGAAGGAGGTCCCCTCCATAGCAGACAGCATGTACAACCTCCAGCTACTGAAGGAGTTCTCTAATGAATACCTGAACAAGTGCTTCTATATGAAGCCTGAGGACATGTTGTATTCCCCACCAGTGCTGAGG AATAATGTGATGGTGTTCATTGCTGAGCTCTTCTGGTGGTGTGAGATTGTGAAGCCAGATTTTGTACAGCCCAGGGACCTTCAGGAAATCAGAGATG TGAGATTGCTGCTGCAGCCTAAGAGCTCTCGAAGTCATATACCCATCTCCAACGTCACTAAACGTAGTTTCCTGACATCATCAAATTCTGCTGACGTCTTGACCACGCCCCCAAGCCCTGACATCAG CACTAAACCACGCTCATCAAGCCCATCTCACTCTCTACTGCCACTGAGACAGAGACAACAGAAGGGGATTGAGGATGACACTTCAG AGCTGAGAAATCGGTCCAACTCTCTGACTCGTCCGGATGGGCAGCATCAGGGATCAGTACTAGCCTGGCcagagaggaggcagag GCCTTTATCACAGCCCTATGCCCTGCATTTCCCTCTGGAGGATGACGCAGACAGTATCAGCATCGCTCGCTCCATCAGCAAAGACAGCTTGGCTTCTAACATTATGAGTATTACCCCTAAACACATGCTGGGGTCAGGAACACTGCCTCAACACAGACTCACTGGTCAAAGCCTGCTTAGTCATATTCGCatagaggatgaggaggaggaaatagaggaggaggagctggttGCTGTTATCCACCCTTCAGTGTTTCCCCGACATCGACTTGGGAGCGACATGGAGCAGGATGAGCTGGAAATCCAGAGTTCAACCTCCACCCCAAGGGTTTCTAATAGTCGTTGCTCTCCTTGCCTTGATACGAGTCCCTTTGCTCCAGACCACCAGGCAGACAGCTACTATCTGGAGCCTTTGATGCCTGCCGTCCCTAAGCCAGCAAAAGAGAAGAGCATCAGCCTgaacaaggaggaggagagtggtGAGAGTCGCTCTAGAGCAGCGCTAGCTTACAGGAAAACAACCGCCAGTGTCCCAAGCACCTCACAGAGAAAAGCCCTAGCGTCTGAGTCAAACAGAGGCGCTTTTACACCCGTACCTGTGGTAGAATCAGTCACAAGCTCTCTCAGGCCACCCACGGAAGGGTCGACGGGCACCTCTCAGACTGGGAAGAAACAGCCCCAAGGctttttccttcatttgtcAGGAGAGCCAGACCACCACAGTCCTTTCTCCTCTGGGATGGACGTAGGGCTCGACTCTGACTCAGACATTGCAGACCTtgaggaagatgatgaggatgatgatcaGATGGAGCTGGCTAAAGAGGTGGTGAAGAGAGGAAAGGGAAAGTTCTTAGAAGAGGGTGAGGTGTGTGAATTTGTAGAGGGAGAGGGTGAGTCAGCCAAGCTTAGAGAAGACTCAAAGGTGAGTGAGCGGGATGATAAGGAAGACGGCAGCGGGCGGTCTAGCCCTTGCCTCAGTACAGCATCCTGGGCGAGCAGCTGCAGCGCTTCAGGTAGCGCCAGTGTCAAAATGACCAGCTTTGCAGAGAGAAAGCTCCTTAAACTTGCCCTCCGCGATGGATTCTCAAGTACCAGCAGCTCCCAGAAGACCACACCAGATGGCTCGGAGATCAACCCCTGCCCTCCCTGGCAGCTGAGGAGTGAGGGCAGCTCCGGCTGGCTAGGGAAGGAGCCTGCTTCAGTGTTGGGGAAGAATATGATGGTGAGTCCATCAGTAGTGCCTTCAGAGCTGCTGCAACTGCACATGCAGCTAGAAGAGCAAAGACGTGCTATAGAGtatcagaagaagaagatggagacCCTATCTGCACGGCAGCGACTAAAGCTGGGGAAAGCTGCGTTCTTAAACATTGTGAAGAAGGGTGGAGGGAAGAGTGACACACTTCCCCTGCCCCTGAAACACTCCCCCTCCTCAGAACTAGAAGATGCTGACAGGAGTAAATTGAAAACCCAGTCCTGCAAGGATGACTCCTGTCTTGAGGCTCTGAAGGTCCAGGCTAAGGCAGGTCAAACAGAAGGaagacagataaacagagaCAACAGGTTGAACACCTTGTCCCAGGATAATGTGGCTGAACCTGACATGAATGAATGTTCCCGCTCCATAGATCTCCTCAATGAAGCTATTAGTTCAattcagcagcagatgatgCAACTCTCCTTACAGCAAGACCGGCTGATGAAGCAGAGCGTGGCCTCTCCGCCAGAACCCGTACAATCAGACCCTAGCACAACTCTCAACACAATACAAACATCACCCTCTACCTCAGAATCCAAATCGTATGCAGTTCACTTTGTCGATATCAGTGGCAGCAATTCTGCTCCCGCTCGCCGTCCTCCCAAGCTTAGCTCCAGCCAACGCAACAAAGCCTCAGAGCGAAAGCAGATAAACGAGAACAGCAAGACGGCTTCGATCAAGTCCGACAGTCAATGCACGCCTTCTCCTAGAGAAAATACCGGTGGAGGGCAGGAGACAGGGTTAACTGTTGAGAGCTCCAGGTTAGAGAGAAACAGTGTGAGAAATACCACCTTCAGAGTCCATGAGGACCCCAACCAACGCAGCACCGGAGAGGGAACTACACGGTTCTCAGACAAACCCCAATCACAGGACCCGCCAGTCATCTCCAATACGCCCAAACCTCTGTCACAGGCTGCAGAGCCAGAAGAGAACTACGTTGGCAACTCAGGGACAGAGGCCATGGGTGGAGATGAGACTACCAGGGTCAAGGGTCAACTGATTGAGGTCGATTTGTCAGAGCTTAAGGATCCAGTGGAGGATGGCAGCACAGATGTTACAGACTGCGCAGCAGATAGCGAGCAGAGGAATGTACTAGGCTTCTTCTTTAAG GATGACGGGAAGGCAGAAGATGAAATGGCAAAGCGTCGTGCTGCCTTCCTCCTCAAACAGCAGCGCAAAGCTGAAGAGGCGAGAGTTCGCAAACAGCAGCAAGAAGTAGAGAGCGAGCTTAAACGTGATGAGGCCAG GCGTAAGGCAGAAGAGGATCGTGTTCgtaaagaagaggagaaagcgCGGCGAGAGCTAATAAAGCAGGAATACTTGCAGAGGAAGCAGCAAGCGCTGATGGAGGAGCAGGGTCTGGTCAAGCCTCGCCCACGGACTAAATCCCGCAGGAGCAGGCCCAAGTCACTGCACCGCGAAGAGTCCAACAGCCTCTCCAAAGGATCCACCACAC GTCATTCTCTGAAGGTGTCCATATTGATCAAAGCCCAGGGCTCAGCAGCAGGCTGCAGGGGAG CTGATCTGAGCTGCAGTCATCGAGGATCCACATTGTCGTTGGCTACTGAGGCAGATAGTGTCATCTCTGGCGGGGCAGAGTCACAGAG GGCTGGATCCGTGTGCTCTGTGGAGTCATTCCCTTTGCTGAGCAGAGCATCAAGCAGGAACATGGAGAGGGACTGGGAGAGCGGCTCCATAGCCTCTTCCATCACTTCAGCAGAGTACAATG gtCCGAAACTTTTCAAGGAGCCAAGCTCCAAGTCCAACAAGCCAATCATCATCAATGCCATCGCACACTGCTGCCTGGCTGGAAAGGTCAATGAGGGCCAGAAGAATTTTATTCTGGAG GAGTTGGAAAAGTGCGAGTCCAATCACCTGATCATCCTTTTCCGTGACGGCGGGTGCCAGTTCCGCGCCATTTACAGTTACTCGCCGGACACTGAGGAGATCGTCAAATTCACGGGCACAGGGCCGCGCTCTATCAGCCGGAAGATGATCGACAAGCTCTACAAATACAGCTCGGACCGCAAACAGTTCACCGTCATCCCTGCCAAGACCGTGTCAGTCAGCGTGGACGCCCTGACCATCCACAATCACCTCTGGCAGGTCAAGAGACCAGGGAGCTCACGGAGGAAgtga